The Equus caballus isolate H_3958 breed thoroughbred chromosome 25, TB-T2T, whole genome shotgun sequence nucleotide sequence AGAAACTATATTGTCaccaaaatggaaaattctttagAAATGGAGATGTGAAAGGCCAAATGCATTTTACAACAATTTAATATTTGAGGAAGGGCCAACCTTGATGGCTTCCATTTAATGATACCAGCCATTTTGACATAGAATCCTCAAAGTGTTGTACAATCCCCATTATCcaagaaaagagcaaattaagtCCTGGAAAGCATATCCCCTTTTACTTCTCCCCCTAACAGGTGCAGGAATAATGTCAACAAAGATTTCTGAGTAACATCTGTGGAAGGAAGACAAGTGAAATATAGTTTCAATAATTTGTATTTACAGAAAAAAGATCATAtgagtattttaaaagaaaagtaagtaTCAGTtaggagaatatattttcttattcaaGAGTTTCCTCAAGGCCCCtttcatgtctttatttctcaGGCTATAAATGAAGGGGTTCAACATGGGAGTGACCACTGTGTACATCAATGAAGCAATTATGTTATTGCCATTGGTGTTGTTGGATGAAGGGAGGAAATATAGACCAATAATTGCCCCATAGTAGAGAGTCACTACAGAGAGATGAGATCCACAAGTGGACAAGGCTTTGCAGATGCACTGGGTAGAGGGAACCCGGAGGATTGTGGCCCCAATACGTCCATAAGAAACCAAGATGCATAAGAATGGAACCATAATGGCAGTTAATCCCGCAGTAAAGATTAGCAATTGGTTGAGGGAAGTGTCTGAGCAGGACAATTTGAGTAGGGCAGCAAGGTCACAGAAGAAGTGAGGCACAGTGTGGTCAGCACAGAAGGACAGCCAGGCCAGGAGGAGGGTGTGCAAAAGAGCACAAGCACAAGCAATGAGCGAGGACCCAGCCACCAGCATGACACAAATGCTCTGACTCATGATGGTGGTATAATGGAGAGGATGACAGATGGCCACATACCTGTCATAAGCCATTGAAGTGATCAGGAAACTGTCCAAATCagcaaagaagatgaaaaaatatgtCTGTGTAATGCATCCTGCATAGGGGATGGATTTGTGCTTAGTGTGCATGTTCATCAGCATCTTAGGGACGGTGACAGATGAGAAGGAGACATCAGTGAAGGCCAAGTggctgaggaagaagtacatgggggtgtggaggtgagAGTCCAGCCTGATGAGCAGGATGATGAGTAGATTCCCCAGTACTGTGGTCAGGTACGTGCCCAGGAACAGGGCAAAGAAAAAGCCCTGCTGCACTGGTGGGATagggagccccaggaggaggaacTCAGACACAGTGCTCTGGTTTTCCCTCCTCATATTGATATATCAGCTGGAGGGCACTGGTGGGGAAAGTTAAAGTGAAAAGGAATGTCtctggataaaaaaattatcattgtGGCATAGCATAATAGAGATGTTCTTTTGATTTAGGTAAtgtcttttccatattttcttacATTTGATGCATATTTTGCTGgataaatgtagaaaaaaatatagcCACTTTCTTTCTCAATCTGGTCCCAGTCTCTGTAAATGATAATACTAACGGTGAATGTTATTAAACATTGTCCTGATTCGCTGTTCTAATAGCTTACATGTCATAACTGGTTCAACAGTCTTAAGTATATGAAccaggtaggtactgttattatttccactttcctATGGGATAGCTGAGGCAGACAGTCTCACAGTCACTGAGGTAAGAAGAGGA carries:
- the OR1J1E gene encoding olfactory receptor family 1 subfamily J member 1E (The RefSeq protein has 2 substitutions compared to this genomic sequence); its protein translation is MRRENQSTVSEFLLLGLPIPPVQQGFFFALFLGMYLTTVLGNLLIILLIRLDSHLHTPMYFFLSHLAFTDVSFSSVTVPKMLMNMHTKHKSIPYAGCITQTYFFIFFADLDSFLITSMAYDRYVAICHPLHYTTIMSQSICVMLVAGSSLIACACALLHTLLLAWLSFCADHTVPHFFCDLAALLKLSCSDTSLNQLLIFTAGLTAIMVPFLCILVSYGHIGATILRVPSTQCICKALSTCGSHLSVVTLYYGAIIGLYFLPSSNNTNGNNIIASLMYTVVTPMLNPFIYSLRNKDMKGALRKLLNKKIYSPN